A part of Aegilops tauschii subsp. strangulata cultivar AL8/78 chromosome 2, Aet v6.0, whole genome shotgun sequence genomic DNA contains:
- the LOC141041141 gene encoding uncharacterized protein, with amino-acid sequence MLLKLLHKFYNKFDAPWVHLVWDTYYASTVPHAAAPCGSFWWRQLIQLMPIYRGITKVKIGAGDIALLWKDDWNNSILSETYPRAFSFTSDEDASTRKFLSITHLNQAFDLPLSVQAFDELRALQQIVNTATMTHSKDAWICTWGSADFKTTAYYTFYFREMIAHDAYRWLWKTKCIPKIKVFGWFLLSDRLNTRNMLKRRHYNIGNNLDCLLCGQHVEETVEHLFLHCTFSTACWSKLNILWPSQGNRLELMTHLKTLNPREMIMEVFLVAAWSLWKERNNNYFRKVDPSIPSWEARFRRDFADIAYRMPPHKKQLVAGLLSSIA; translated from the coding sequence ATGCTTCTGAAGCTGCTCCACAAGTTCTACAACAAGTTCGACGCCCCCTGGGTGCACCTCGTCTGGGACACATACTATGCTTCCACTGTCCCCCATGCTGCTGCCCCATGCGGCTCTTTCTGGTGGCGTCAACTCATTCAACTCATGCCAATTTACAGAGGGATCACCAAAGTTAAGATTGGAGCGGGTGACATAGCCTTATTGTGGAAGGACGATTGGAACAACTCCATTTTGTCAGAAACATACCCGCGTGCTTTCTCATTTACAAGCGATGAAGATGCCTCGACGCGGAAATTCCTCTCGATCACCCATCTTAACCAGGCTTTTGACTTGCCCCTCTCGGTCCAAGCATTTGATGAATTGCGAGCTCTCCAGCAAATTGTTAACACTGCAACAATGACTCACTCCAAGGATGCCTGGATATGCACTTGGGGATCTGCTGACTTTAAAACCACGGCCTATTACACCTTCTACTTCAGGGAGATGATTGCTCATGATGCATACCGATGGCTGTGGAAGACCAAATGCATCCCTAAAATTAAGGTCTTTGGTTGGTTCCTCCTCTCTGATCGCCTTAACACAAGAAACATGCTAAAGAGGAGACACTATAACATTGGCAATAATTTGGACTGCCTTCTTTGTGGACAACATGTGGAAGAGACTGTTGAACATCTCTTTTTACATTGCACCTTTAGTACCGCATGCTGGAGCAAGCTCAACATACTCTGGCCATCACAGGGCAACAGACTGGAACTCATGACACACCTCAAGACTTTGAACCCCAGGGAAATGATCATGGAAGTTTTCTTGGTGGCAGCTTGGAGCCTATGGAAAGAAAGGAACAACAACTACTTTCGCAAGGTGGACCCATCTATCCCATCCTGGGAGGCCAGATTCAGGAGAGACTTTGCTGACATTGCCTACAGGATGCCCCCGCACAAGAAGCAGCTAGTGGCTGGCTTACTTAGCTCTATAGCTTAG